The Synergistota bacterium genome has a window encoding:
- a CDS encoding ABC transporter ATP-binding protein, translating to MLKVENLHVYYGGIHALKGISFEVPHGKIVTLIGANGAGKTTTLRAICGLVDAEGSIQFDGKEILGKSTHEIVQMGVAMVPEGRRVFPNLTVMENLKMGAYARTDEEGIERDLQWVFELFPRLRERIWQKAGTLSGGEQQMLALGRALMGKPRLLMMDEPSLGLAPLLVKEVFEVIKQINDEGRTILLIEQNARAALKIAHYGYVLETGRIVMEGLGIDLLNDDRVRKAYLGES from the coding sequence ATGCTTAAGGTTGAAAATCTGCACGTTTATTATGGGGGAATTCATGCTCTTAAAGGAATAAGCTTTGAGGTTCCTCATGGGAAGATAGTTACGCTTATAGGTGCAAATGGTGCTGGCAAGACGACGACTTTAAGGGCTATCTGTGGGCTTGTAGATGCTGAGGGTTCTATACAGTTTGATGGAAAAGAGATTCTTGGCAAGTCTACTCATGAGATAGTCCAAATGGGTGTGGCAATGGTTCCCGAAGGAAGAAGAGTCTTTCCTAATCTTACGGTTATGGAGAACCTGAAAATGGGAGCGTATGCCAGAACCGATGAAGAGGGAATAGAAAGGGACCTTCAGTGGGTTTTTGAGCTCTTTCCGAGACTCAGAGAGAGGATATGGCAGAAAGCGGGAACTCTCTCGGGGGGAGAACAACAAATGCTCGCTCTTGGAAGAGCTCTCATGGGTAAACCACGTCTTCTTATGATGGATGAACCTTCGCTTGGCTTGGCTCCTCTACTTGTAAAGGAAGTCTTCGAGGTTATAAAACAGATAAATGATGAAGGTAGAACCATACTTCTTATAGAGCAAAACGCCCGTGCTGCCCTGAAGATAGCTCATTATGGATACGTTCTCGAAACGGGAAGAATAGTTATGGAGGGACTTGGTATAGATTTGCTGAATGATGATAGAGTACGGAAAGCGTATCTTGGAGAGTCTTAA
- a CDS encoding ABC transporter ATP-binding protein: MDFGGLRAVNDFNIEIRKGELVGLIGPNGAGKTTVFNMITGVYVPTVGKIYFDGEDITGKSTNYIITRGIARTFQNIRLFKELTVLDNVMASFHYQLKSNIFKAVFRSPNYKKEEKKMVEEARELLSKLGLLEYEDFIAGGLPYGQQRRLEIARALATHPKLLLLDEPAAGMNPQETQDLMDFIRMIRDDFGLTVFLIEHDMKVVMGICERIRVLDHGISIAEGPPEAIQKNPKVIEAYLGEAEE, encoded by the coding sequence ATGGACTTTGGAGGATTAAGAGCCGTAAATGATTTTAACATAGAAATTAGAAAAGGGGAGCTTGTTGGTCTTATAGGTCCCAATGGAGCAGGTAAGACTACGGTTTTCAACATGATAACCGGAGTGTATGTTCCCACAGTTGGTAAAATATATTTTGACGGGGAAGATATAACTGGTAAATCGACCAATTACATAATAACAAGAGGCATAGCGAGAACTTTTCAGAATATAAGGCTTTTTAAAGAGCTAACCGTTTTGGATAACGTTATGGCGTCGTTTCACTATCAGCTCAAATCTAACATTTTTAAAGCGGTTTTTAGAAGCCCCAACTATAAGAAAGAGGAAAAAAAGATGGTTGAAGAGGCAAGGGAACTTCTCTCGAAGCTCGGACTTTTAGAGTACGAGGACTTTATAGCTGGTGGGCTTCCCTACGGTCAGCAGAGAAGACTTGAGATAGCAAGAGCGCTTGCAACTCATCCCAAGCTGCTTCTGCTGGATGAGCCCGCTGCGGGAATGAATCCTCAGGAAACGCAGGACCTTATGGATTTTATAAGGATGATACGTGATGATTTTGGCTTAACCGTTTTCCTCATAGAGCACGATATGAAGGTTGTCATGGGAATATGTGAGAGGATCAGGGTTTTAGATCATGGAATAAGTATTGCGGAAGGTCCCCCGGAGGCCATACAAAAGAACCCAAAAGTAATAGAGGCTTACTTAGGGGAGGCTGAGGAGTAA
- a CDS encoding branched-chain amino acid ABC transporter permease — translation MERELILQKRKRLRIILNVAFLTLFFIFLSKADDFLDPYFIRILNVSAVYMTMAMAYNLVNGTLGQFMLGPNAFIALGAYTVALLTMPVQKKALAFIIQPLIWPLNSICLPFLPSLILAGIIGAVAAYLLGIPSFKLRGDYLAIVTLGFGEIMVVLASNLISVTNGALGLKDIPGYVNLYWTWGWAFFTYFFMRWLRTSSYGRAFEAIREDEIAAEAVGIDIKKHKLLALTLAGFFLGVGGGLLASLLGTIDPKLFSFFFTFNLLIIIVLGGLGSFTGSAIAAFIFVLLSEMLRSVESPMDIGPVHIPGIPGMRMVVFSLLLIFIMLYWQRGLMGRKELSWDFIINKIYPLKGVKDVGSATEA, via the coding sequence ATGGAGAGAGAGCTCATACTTCAAAAGAGAAAGCGGTTGAGGATAATATTAAACGTTGCTTTTTTAACCCTTTTCTTTATATTTCTCTCAAAGGCGGATGATTTTCTGGATCCATATTTTATAAGGATTCTAAATGTTTCTGCTGTCTATATGACGATGGCGATGGCTTATAACCTTGTAAACGGTACCTTAGGGCAGTTTATGTTAGGTCCTAATGCTTTTATAGCTTTGGGGGCATATACAGTTGCCCTGCTTACCATGCCGGTTCAGAAAAAGGCACTTGCTTTCATAATTCAGCCGCTGATATGGCCTCTTAATTCCATCTGTCTGCCATTTTTGCCTTCGCTTATTCTGGCTGGTATAATAGGAGCGGTAGCTGCTTATCTTCTTGGGATTCCTTCATTTAAGCTAAGAGGAGATTATCTTGCCATAGTTACCTTAGGTTTTGGAGAGATAATGGTGGTTCTTGCGAGCAATCTAATATCTGTAACGAATGGGGCTCTGGGGCTGAAGGATATACCAGGCTATGTTAATCTCTATTGGACGTGGGGGTGGGCTTTCTTTACATACTTTTTCATGAGGTGGCTTAGGACATCAAGCTATGGAAGGGCTTTTGAAGCTATAAGAGAGGATGAGATAGCAGCTGAAGCTGTGGGAATAGACATAAAGAAGCACAAGCTTCTTGCTCTAACCCTGGCGGGTTTCTTCCTGGGAGTAGGTGGGGGTCTTCTTGCCTCGCTTCTCGGAACCATAGATCCCAAGCTGTTTTCTTTCTTCTTTACATTTAACCTTCTTATAATAATAGTTCTCGGAGGATTGGGAAGCTTTACGGGATCTGCAATTGCAGCTTTTATCTTCGTTCTTCTCTCAGAGATGCTACGCTCGGTGGAAAGCCCGATGGATATAGGACCCGTCCATATTCCTGGAATACCGGGTATGAGAATGGTCGTTTTTTCTCTGTTGCTCATATTCATAATGCTTTACTGGCAAAGGGGGCTAATGGGAAGGAAAGAGCTTTCATGGGACTTTATAATCAATAAGATATACCCTCTTAAGGGGGTGAAAGACGTTGGAAGCGCTACTGAAGCTTGA
- a CDS encoding branched-chain amino acid ABC transporter permease gives MDLTDFLQQLANGISLGSLYALVAIGYTMVYGIIRLINFAHGDIMMMGCYFAYFGILMFHLPWEISWIIAVALTALLGVLTYVGAYRPLRRAPRISALITAIGVSFFLESIALVVYGGRPKAFPRPHIFDIGMNIRGIYLVSFTIWIPIIAGILLVGLIYLIYKTKVGMAMRAVATDLETTSLMGVNVDKVISITFAVGSALAAAGGIMWAVKFPQINPYMGIMPGLKAFIAAVFGGIGNVFGAMLGGFILGMAEILIVAFMPQIAGYRDAIAFSLLIIILLFKPTGLLGESMKEKV, from the coding sequence TTGGATCTAACTGATTTTCTTCAACAGTTAGCTAATGGAATATCCTTAGGTAGTTTATATGCGTTGGTTGCAATAGGTTATACGATGGTTTATGGAATTATAAGGCTAATAAACTTTGCCCATGGCGATATTATGATGATGGGGTGCTACTTTGCTTACTTCGGTATACTCATGTTTCATCTTCCTTGGGAGATTTCATGGATAATAGCCGTTGCGCTAACGGCTCTCCTCGGAGTTCTAACTTACGTTGGAGCGTACAGACCCTTGAGAAGAGCTCCAAGAATTTCTGCTCTAATAACTGCCATAGGTGTTTCTTTCTTCCTGGAGAGTATAGCTCTTGTGGTATATGGAGGCCGCCCTAAGGCGTTTCCACGTCCTCACATATTTGATATAGGGATGAACATAAGGGGCATTTATCTGGTTTCCTTTACCATATGGATTCCGATAATAGCAGGCATACTTCTCGTTGGCTTAATATATCTAATTTATAAAACTAAGGTAGGAATGGCTATGAGAGCCGTCGCAACGGACCTCGAGACGACGAGCCTAATGGGCGTAAACGTTGATAAAGTGATATCAATTACCTTTGCCGTTGGATCTGCTCTGGCTGCTGCAGGAGGAATAATGTGGGCTGTAAAATTCCCCCAAATCAACCCTTATATGGGAATAATGCCGGGTTTAAAGGCCTTTATAGCTGCGGTTTTCGGGGGAATAGGAAACGTCTTCGGTGCTATGTTGGGAGGCTTTATACTTGGAATGGCGGAGATTCTTATAGTTGCTTTCATGCCTCAGATAGCTGGATATAGAGACGCGATTGCCTTTTCTCTTTTAATAATCATACTTCTTTTTAAGCCAACCGGGCTTCTTGGAGAATCCATGAAGGAAAAGGTGTGA
- a CDS encoding ABC transporter substrate-binding protein, whose product MKRLLVVLTGVALILGLFSAAWAADEVRIGVYLPMTGPVAAFGQMSWNGLQVAHEMYPTVLGKQVKLFLVDNKGDKVEGANAVERLIKYNKVCAIIGAVCSSVSLAGGPVAEKYRVPMVSPASTNPLVTQGKKYVFRVCFIDPFQGKIAAKFAYNNLKARKAAIVMDVQQDYCVGLAKFFEESFKKLGGKIVAKVMYRTGDQDFTAQVTAVKAKKPDVIYIPGYYPEIALFSKQARELGVKSYILSGDGAYAPELIKIGGKAVEGIYFTNHYDEGGVSTKLGKEFVKAYHKKFNKNTDSLGALAADAYFVVIHAIKKAKSTDPEKIRDALESIKSFAGVTGVFKFDKNHNAIKAAVIQTVKNGKFVYVTTVNP is encoded by the coding sequence ATGAAGCGTCTGCTGGTAGTTTTAACGGGGGTTGCCTTAATCCTCGGTCTTTTTTCTGCAGCGTGGGCAGCTGATGAGGTCAGAATTGGTGTATATCTTCCGATGACCGGTCCGGTAGCTGCCTTTGGTCAGATGAGCTGGAATGGTCTCCAGGTAGCTCATGAAATGTATCCCACCGTCTTGGGCAAGCAGGTCAAGCTCTTCCTCGTTGATAATAAGGGAGATAAGGTAGAGGGAGCGAACGCTGTTGAGAGGCTTATTAAGTATAATAAGGTCTGTGCTATTATAGGTGCCGTTTGTAGCTCCGTTTCATTAGCAGGAGGACCTGTTGCTGAGAAGTATCGCGTTCCCATGGTGTCTCCTGCTTCGACGAATCCGCTTGTGACACAGGGTAAGAAGTATGTCTTCCGTGTTTGCTTTATCGATCCATTCCAGGGTAAGATAGCGGCTAAGTTCGCTTACAACAATCTTAAGGCGCGTAAGGCTGCAATAGTCATGGATGTTCAGCAGGACTACTGCGTTGGTTTGGCCAAGTTCTTCGAAGAGTCGTTTAAGAAGCTTGGTGGGAAGATAGTTGCTAAGGTTATGTACAGGACCGGTGATCAGGACTTTACCGCACAGGTTACCGCTGTTAAGGCTAAAAAACCAGATGTCATTTACATTCCTGGGTATTATCCTGAAATTGCCCTCTTCTCTAAGCAGGCTCGTGAGCTTGGCGTTAAATCTTATATCCTCTCAGGAGACGGTGCTTATGCTCCGGAGCTTATTAAGATAGGTGGTAAGGCTGTGGAAGGCATCTACTTCACGAATCATTACGATGAGGGCGGTGTTTCCACCAAGCTCGGTAAGGAATTCGTTAAGGCTTATCATAAGAAGTTCAATAAGAATACTGACTCTCTTGGAGCTCTCGCAGCAGATGCCTATTTCGTTGTAATTCACGCTATTAAGAAGGCTAAGAGCACGGATCCTGAGAAGATAAGGGATGCTCTTGAAAGTATAAAGAGCTTTGCGGGAGTTACCGGCGTGTTTAAGTTCGATAAGAATCACAATGCCATTAAGGCAGCGGTTATTCAGACTGTGAAGAATGGTAAGTTTGTATATGTGACTACTGTTAATCCTTAA
- a CDS encoding NADH-quinone oxidoreductase subunit I, with translation MGLGVIYKLITNLFSKPMTVRFPTESIPIPDGYRGEHIYNIEKCTSCGLCAKVCPNRAIEMVEAPEDEKEWYPKKYVKIDVGKCCFCALCQDICPTGALKLTKSFFLSTFDKSDTVKYPPF, from the coding sequence TTGGGACTTGGGGTCATATATAAGCTTATTACTAACCTGTTTTCAAAGCCCATGACCGTGAGGTTCCCCACCGAGTCCATTCCTATACCTGATGGATACAGAGGAGAGCATATTTACAATATAGAGAAATGTACATCATGTGGGCTCTGCGCCAAGGTATGTCCTAACAGGGCTATAGAAATGGTTGAAGCACCGGAAGATGAGAAGGAATGGTATCCCAAGAAATACGTGAAGATTGATGTAGGAAAGTGTTGTTTTTGTGCTCTTTGTCAGGATATATGTCCAACCGGTGCTCTAAAACTGACCAAAAGCTTCTTCCTTTCAACCTTTGATAAGTCTGATACGGTTAAGTATCCTCCTTTTTAA
- a CDS encoding nickel-dependent hydrogenase large subunit, with translation MIDQFENVYESEYDLYFGPAHSGSGNFGVKLRVEGEQVLKARSDPGYLHRGFEKLMEYRLPLQNAVLSDRICVFEPLAWNLVHAEAVEELMGIEVPKRARYIRVIMAELSRIQSHFIWFGAFSLATGFDTGFKIAMAYRDYILDIFEMVTGGRVYPAGYICPGGVRRDLSSESQDKIWKVIEEIACEMVDFEEAENPTLLSRSKEVGILRLDDALRLGATGPILRASGIKTDVRKDDPYEVYSELEFDIPVRTEGDAYARIMIGIDEIKESLKIVRQALEKMPSGEYIALQFKRPKLNLRVPEGEVYVRNEIARGEAAIYMVGDGKLYPYRVKVRGPSFLHMIPVLEYLLKGAQIADVPAIYWSLNICPADMDR, from the coding sequence ATGATTGATCAGTTTGAGAACGTTTACGAAAGCGAGTATGATCTTTACTTCGGGCCGGCACATTCAGGCTCGGGGAACTTCGGTGTAAAGCTTAGGGTCGAGGGAGAGCAGGTCCTTAAAGCTCGATCTGATCCTGGATATCTACACAGAGGTTTTGAAAAGCTGATGGAGTATAGATTGCCATTACAAAACGCTGTGCTGAGCGATAGGATATGTGTATTTGAGCCATTGGCCTGGAACTTGGTTCATGCGGAGGCAGTTGAAGAGCTGATGGGAATCGAGGTTCCTAAGCGAGCCCGGTATATCAGAGTTATAATGGCCGAGCTTTCCAGAATACAATCACATTTCATTTGGTTTGGTGCTTTTTCATTAGCCACTGGTTTTGATACCGGTTTTAAGATAGCTATGGCTTATAGAGACTATATCCTCGATATTTTCGAGATGGTTACAGGAGGGAGGGTTTATCCAGCAGGTTATATATGTCCAGGAGGAGTAAGGAGAGATCTGTCGAGTGAATCTCAGGATAAGATATGGAAGGTCATCGAGGAAATAGCATGTGAGATGGTTGATTTTGAGGAAGCTGAAAATCCAACCCTCTTAAGTAGGTCAAAGGAAGTGGGGATTTTAAGGCTTGATGATGCCCTAAGACTTGGGGCAACGGGTCCCATATTAAGAGCTTCAGGCATAAAAACGGATGTCAGAAAGGATGATCCATACGAGGTTTATAGCGAGCTTGAGTTCGATATCCCAGTCCGTACGGAGGGAGATGCTTACGCGAGAATTATGATCGGAATAGATGAGATAAAGGAGTCTTTGAAGATCGTAAGGCAGGCTCTTGAGAAGATGCCCTCAGGTGAATATATAGCGCTGCAGTTTAAAAGGCCGAAGCTTAACCTTAGGGTACCAGAGGGTGAGGTTTATGTTCGCAATGAGATAGCAAGAGGCGAGGCAGCAATTTATATGGTAGGAGATGGTAAACTTTACCCCTATAGGGTTAAAGTGAGAGGGCCAAGCTTTCTACACATGATACCGGTTCTGGAATACCTTCTTAAAGGAGCTCAGATAGCTGACGTTCCCGCCATATATTGGAGCCTAAATATATGTCCAGCGGATATGGATAGGTAG
- a CDS encoding NADH-quinone oxidoreductase subunit C, giving the protein MKMTEEEVIERLKAKFSVEGYIQRKRRVWIFLKEKRNLLNLCKFLREISFFHLSAISTTDWVKEGTYEVAYHLWSYKIKLLLTIKVRIDRDFPEIDSVCSIWGESAQIHERESAELFGVKFVGNPDLSPLFLEGWSGPPPFRKDFDWRDYVRERFYSRENEREVVYYD; this is encoded by the coding sequence ATTAAAATGACGGAGGAAGAAGTAATCGAAAGGCTTAAAGCTAAGTTTAGCGTTGAGGGGTATATCCAGAGGAAAAGGAGAGTATGGATCTTCTTAAAGGAGAAAAGGAACTTATTGAACCTGTGTAAGTTTCTGCGAGAAATAAGCTTCTTTCATCTCTCGGCTATTTCCACAACCGATTGGGTTAAAGAAGGCACCTATGAAGTGGCCTATCATCTTTGGTCTTACAAAATAAAACTTCTTTTAACCATTAAAGTCAGAATAGATAGGGATTTCCCTGAGATTGACTCAGTGTGCTCTATATGGGGTGAGAGTGCTCAGATCCATGAAAGAGAGAGTGCTGAACTTTTTGGAGTTAAGTTTGTGGGCAACCCAGATCTTTCTCCGCTTTTTCTTGAGGGGTGGAGTGGCCCTCCTCCGTTCAGGAAGGACTTCGACTGGAGAGACTATGTAAGGGAGAGATTCTACAGTAGGGAGAACGAGAGGGAAGTGGTTTACTATGATTGA
- the nuoB gene encoding NADH-quinone oxidoreductase subunit NuoB, which produces MEESEDKKVMKRIIKAIWVFNWFNSCGFTELLPVVGSRWDMERFGLIAVSTPRHADVLIIAGYQTFKSIRRAQMIYRQMPDPKVVLALGSCTMTGGMYWDSYNTIKRLDDYLPVMMYVPGCPPRPEAIFEAIGKIFKHVEGLK; this is translated from the coding sequence ATGGAGGAAAGTGAGGATAAAAAGGTAATGAAGCGGATTATAAAGGCTATATGGGTATTTAATTGGTTTAATTCTTGTGGCTTTACTGAGCTTCTTCCCGTGGTTGGTTCGAGATGGGATATGGAGAGATTTGGATTAATAGCGGTCAGTACGCCAAGACATGCGGATGTTCTTATTATTGCGGGGTATCAAACCTTCAAATCGATAAGACGAGCTCAAATGATCTATAGGCAAATGCCCGATCCCAAGGTAGTTCTTGCTCTTGGTTCATGCACTATGACAGGTGGCATGTATTGGGATTCATATAACACGATAAAGAGATTGGATGACTATCTTCCCGTGATGATGTATGTTCCTGGATGTCCTCCAAGACCTGAGGCTATTTTTGAGGCTATAGGAAAAATTTTTAAGCATGTGGAGGGATTAAAATGA